Proteins encoded in a region of the Sulfurimonas marina genome:
- a CDS encoding YebC/PmpR family DNA-binding transcriptional regulator, with translation MGRAFEYRKASKLKRWGAMSKLFPKLGKVITMAAKEGGSDPDLNPKLRTAILNAKSENMPKDNIEAAIKRASAKDLADMKEVNFEGKAPHGVLIFIECATDNNTRTVANVKSIFNKNNGELLTNGSLEFMFSRKAIFEFSMKEDMDLEELELELIDAGLEELEEEEGVVLATADYTSFGTMNEALEGMGVELSKATLERMANTPVELTEEQQADIDKILERLEDDEDVQKVYTNIA, from the coding sequence ATGGGTAGAGCCTTTGAATATAGAAAAGCATCAAAACTAAAACGTTGGGGAGCAATGTCAAAATTGTTTCCTAAACTTGGTAAAGTTATTACGATGGCAGCTAAAGAGGGTGGTAGCGATCCTGACCTAAATCCAAAACTACGTACGGCTATTTTGAATGCAAAATCTGAAAATATGCCAAAAGATAATATTGAAGCGGCGATTAAACGTGCAAGTGCAAAAGACCTTGCAGATATGAAAGAGGTTAATTTTGAAGGAAAAGCACCACATGGTGTTTTAATTTTTATTGAATGTGCAACAGATAACAATACAAGAACTGTTGCCAATGTAAAATCAATCTTTAATAAAAATAACGGTGAACTTTTAACTAACGGTTCACTGGAGTTTATGTTTTCTCGTAAAGCAATTTTTGAGTTTTCTATGAAAGAAGATATGGATCTTGAAGAATTAGAACTGGAACTAATTGATGCTGGTTTAGAAGAACTTGAAGAGGAAGAGGGTGTAGTATTAGCTACTGCTGATTATACAAGTTTCGGTACTATGAATGAAGCGTTAGAAGGTATGGGTGTTGAACTTTCAAAAGCGACTTTAGAGCGTATGGCAAATACTCCTGTTGAATTAACTGAAGAGCAACAAGCTGATATCGACAAGATTCTGGAAAGACTTGAAGATGATGAAGATGTTCAAAAGGTATATACAAATATCGCTTAA
- a CDS encoding GspE/PulE family protein, whose protein sequence is MDRITTDLLANGSIMKGQVDRLLAKGVSENLVLRDITLSGFMTMDRLVRFIVQQVRDGVYDLSIIDNYDYIQESVVLEKLAHELDLIFVDLDSIDMDYYLTEQVSLSQLQKHNAIPISQDEMSVTIAISDPLNIEAQEAMQRLFPRKVVKIALATKKQISSYLYKIGLKDSVKGLVKRIREELNSISSLEEQQEASSILQLIDVILKTCINGRASDIHIEPTEKNCVVRGRVDGRLSEMFIFEKDIYPPLASRLKLLSNLDIAEKRKPQDGRFSTAVGSREYDFRISTLPILYGESIVMRVLDKQKALVRLEDAGMDPVSYNKLIKGLKAPYGIILVTGPTGSGKTTTLYGALNELRNVEDKVITVEDPVEYRMNLIQQVQVNAKVGLSFADALRSILRQDPDKIMIGEIRDQETLEIAIKAALTGHLVISTLHTNDSISAIPRMADMGIEHYLISGALVAIQAQRLVRKICPHCKIEDELSASVLEEIDGVVPQGTRFFKGQGCRECNDSGYIGREMIAEVLNISEEISTLIAKGASKDAILEQAKKEGFVNIFQNGIQKAIDGITSIEEVLKVAKE, encoded by the coding sequence GTTCAATAATGAAAGGGCAAGTAGATAGATTACTTGCAAAGGGTGTTAGTGAAAACTTAGTCCTTAGAGATATCACCCTTTCAGGGTTTATGACAATGGATAGACTTGTTCGTTTCATTGTCCAACAAGTGAGAGATGGAGTTTATGATCTTTCAATTATAGACAACTATGATTATATTCAAGAGTCTGTAGTCCTTGAAAAGTTAGCTCATGAACTTGACCTTATATTTGTGGATCTTGATTCAATTGATATGGATTATTATCTTACAGAACAAGTTTCACTCTCTCAACTACAAAAACATAATGCCATACCAATTTCACAAGATGAGATGAGTGTAACAATTGCTATTAGCGATCCTTTAAATATTGAAGCACAAGAAGCTATGCAAAGACTTTTTCCTCGTAAAGTTGTTAAAATTGCTCTTGCAACAAAAAAGCAGATCTCTTCATATCTTTATAAAATCGGTCTAAAAGATAGCGTTAAAGGGCTTGTTAAAAGAATTCGTGAAGAGTTGAACTCTATTAGTTCTTTAGAAGAGCAACAAGAAGCATCTTCGATCTTACAACTTATTGATGTTATTTTAAAAACCTGTATTAATGGTCGTGCAAGTGATATTCATATTGAACCTACTGAGAAAAACTGTGTAGTTCGTGGTCGTGTAGATGGTAGACTTTCTGAGATGTTTATTTTTGAAAAAGATATCTATCCACCATTAGCATCAAGACTAAAACTCCTTTCAAACTTAGATATTGCAGAAAAACGTAAACCTCAAGATGGTCGTTTTTCAACAGCTGTTGGTTCAAGAGAATACGATTTCCGTATATCAACATTACCAATTCTGTATGGTGAATCGATTGTTATGAGGGTTTTAGATAAACAAAAAGCTCTTGTACGACTTGAAGATGCAGGTATGGATCCTGTAAGTTATAATAAACTAATTAAAGGACTTAAAGCTCCATATGGAATTATTCTCGTTACAGGACCGACAGGTTCCGGTAAAACGACAACACTTTACGGTGCATTAAATGAATTAAGAAATGTAGAGGATAAAGTAATTACAGTTGAGGACCCGGTTGAGTATAGAATGAACCTTATCCAACAAGTTCAAGTAAATGCTAAAGTTGGTCTGAGTTTCGCCGATGCTCTTCGTTCAATCCTTCGTCAAGACCCTGATAAAATCATGATTGGGGAGATTCGTGACCAGGAAACACTGGAGATCGCTATTAAAGCTGCACTTACTGGTCACTTGGTTATCTCTACACTTCACACAAATGACTCAATTAGTGCTATTCCTCGTATGGCAGATATGGGAATCGAGCATTACCTCATCAGTGGTGCTTTAGTTGCTATCCAAGCACAAAGGCTAGTAAGAAAAATATGTCCACATTGTAAAATTGAAGATGAACTTTCCGCTTCTGTACTTGAGGAGATTGATGGAGTTGTACCTCAAGGAACAAGATTTTTTAAAGGGCAAGGTTGTAGAGAGTGTAATGATTCTGGCTATATAGGTAGGGAGATGATTGCTGAAGTTTTAAACATCTCAGAAGAAATCTCAACACTTATTGCAAAAGGGGCGTCAAAAGATGCTATACTTGAACAAGCAAAAAAAGAGGGATTTGTTAATATTTTCCAAAATGGTATACAAAAAGCTATTGATGGCATTACAAGTATTGAAGAAGTATTAAAGGTGGCAAAAGAATGA
- a CDS encoding YigZ family protein: MQYIQKHFTSTLEVKQSKFIAHLIPYELYETTLEQLKVEHPKARHFVTAFRYLNEYDQVVEHSSDDGEPKGTSGKPSLMVLQGQELINIAVIVVRYFGGTKLGTGGLVRAYSDAVNQVINEAELSPYEKEFTQKVSVDYADIRLLEYECETADIKIVDKNFTTDAEYILKASQENLKTLLEKLKRVVKVLSS; this comes from the coding sequence ATGCAGTATATACAAAAACATTTTACTTCCACATTAGAGGTGAAGCAATCAAAGTTTATTGCTCACCTTATTCCCTACGAACTTTATGAAACTACATTAGAACAACTCAAAGTTGAACATCCCAAAGCAAGACATTTTGTAACGGCGTTTCGTTATTTAAATGAATACGATCAAGTGGTTGAACACTCAAGTGATGACGGCGAACCAAAAGGGACATCTGGAAAGCCTTCTTTAATGGTACTCCAAGGACAAGAACTAATAAATATTGCTGTTATTGTTGTGAGATATTTTGGTGGAACAAAGCTAGGAACAGGTGGATTGGTTCGGGCGTATAGTGATGCTGTAAATCAAGTTATTAACGAAGCAGAATTATCTCCTTATGAAAAAGAGTTTACACAAAAAGTTTCTGTTGATTATGCAGATATAAGACTGCTGGAGTATGAGTGTGAAACTGCAGATATTAAGATTGTAGATAAAAATTTTACGACAGATGCAGAATATATTTTGAAAGCTTCTCAAGAGAATCTAAAGACTCTCTTAGAAAAATTAAAAAGAGTAGTAAAAGTTCTATCCTCCTGA
- a CDS encoding type II secretion system F family protein produces MKYFEATVLKHGKKEIIGLYAEDKKEAMNYAKLKFTGIIIKISEADEPFEDKFRRLKNDFLKNYRKKKIKPDSLIAAIRQLAVMTNAGISIHDSLSEIANATADEALETVFSKVADDINSGQSLSKSMQNFRFELGNLTIAMVQLGEKTGNLDEALYALADMLEEIRSNVVKFKKAMAYPRNVMIAMAIAFTILISYVVPKFKEMFEQLHAELPLPTQILLKLEYLFNNFGPYILLGLFIGFVIFRYMVNNYEHIRFKWHKLLLRTYLVKNLIMFSTLSRFTLVFSELVRAGIPIAEALDTAISMIDNLPLKQKLLSVRVTVEKGGALNKGLEETGLFENMIIQMVRAGEDSGTLDSMIKKVAEYYKMRFDAIIEGLSEAIEPIMLFMIAGMVILLALGIFLPMWDMGRAVSGG; encoded by the coding sequence ATGAAGTACTTTGAAGCAACAGTATTAAAACACGGGAAAAAAGAGATTATAGGTTTATATGCAGAAGACAAGAAAGAGGCTATGAACTATGCTAAACTGAAGTTTACCGGTATTATTATAAAAATTTCGGAAGCTGATGAACCATTTGAAGATAAGTTTAGAAGACTTAAAAATGATTTTCTAAAAAACTATAGAAAAAAGAAAATCAAACCAGATTCTTTAATAGCTGCAATTCGTCAACTTGCCGTTATGACAAATGCTGGTATCTCTATCCATGACTCCCTTTCAGAAATTGCCAATGCTACTGCAGATGAAGCTTTAGAAACTGTTTTTTCAAAAGTAGCTGATGATATTAACTCTGGACAATCTTTATCAAAATCTATGCAGAACTTCCGTTTCGAATTAGGTAACCTTACCATTGCAATGGTACAACTTGGTGAAAAAACAGGTAATTTAGATGAAGCACTTTATGCATTAGCAGATATGCTTGAGGAGATTCGTTCTAATGTTGTCAAATTTAAAAAAGCGATGGCATATCCTAGAAATGTAATGATTGCGATGGCAATTGCATTTACTATCCTTATCTCATATGTTGTTCCTAAATTTAAAGAGATGTTTGAACAATTACATGCAGAACTACCATTACCAACACAAATTTTATTAAAACTTGAATATTTATTTAATAATTTTGGTCCATATATTCTACTTGGTCTATTTATTGGATTTGTTATATTTAGATATATGGTTAATAACTATGAACATATACGATTTAAATGGCATAAATTATTATTACGTACATATTTAGTTAAAAACCTTATTATGTTTTCAACATTAAGTAGATTTACACTTGTTTTTTCTGAACTAGTACGTGCAGGTATCCCTATTGCTGAGGCACTCGACACTGCAATTAGTATGATTGATAATCTTCCACTTAAACAAAAACTTTTATCAGTAAGAGTAACTGTTGAAAAGGGGGGTGCACTCAATAAAGGTCTTGAAGAAACTGGTCTATTTGAAAATATGATTATACAAATGGTTAGAGCCGGTGAAGATAGTGGTACATTAGATTCTATGATTAAAAAAGTAGCTGAATATTATAAAATGCGTTTTGATGCTATTATTGAAGGTCTAAGTGAAGCAATTGAGCCTATTATGCTCTTTATGATTGCCGGCATGGTAATACTTCTTGCTCTAGGTATCTTTTTACCAATGTGGGATATGGGAAGAGCTGTATCAGGAGGATAG